From one Flavobacterium kingsejongi genomic stretch:
- a CDS encoding TonB-dependent receptor — protein sequence MKLKFLLIALFIATLGFAQNKATVSGVVTDKEMNNETLPFASITVKGTTIGTNTDENGKYNLEIKPGNYVLVFGFVGYKNVEVSVALKPNEKRMINQALGADSVLLEDVLIEATVNREKESALLAEQQKAVVMTQSIGAQELSRKGVSDAASAVTKVTGISKQEGSSGIFVRGLGDRYNSTLLNGLPLPSNEPVNKNIALDLFSTDVIQSVGINKTYTPDLYGDMGGANINIASKEHTGATKMDIEVGSGLNNKAFNTDFRIADNVKKSGFYTTKTPTSVNEYQFQNKWVPGTEGKPVNINFGASGGTSFNVGENGKISAFATASYANGYRYKNGSQKVVGITNDNIIQDYYNVDKFEFGTKTTAMANVTYKINSNHKIKVNSVFVNSSKSTVSEYDFLDENARNSFTRQTLTEQNKLFVNQLLGDHKLSDRLSAEWGASYSIVNADMPDRITNNLIQGNDGNFIYNSASQTSNSRYYQFLKETEKAGKAVFNYKVLKGADESYKGKISVGYNGRSKSRDFEATQFNFRINGNDIAVTKNTIDNFLNPDNQSIENGILNTFNIGTARNKSLKPFTYNADLTVHSGFVNFEHNPTDKITYTIGVRAEKVLQEMEWETNISLPNVNFDDAKIDKFYILPAATMKYKLSDTQNLRLAASKSYTLPQFIEKAPFRYQDVTESMVGNPFLKPSDNYNFDIKWEMFPKNEELFSVTGFGKYISDPISKVRQNSALNDFTFINAGDYAYVVGAEFEVRKDLWSVDSPKGKRALSGGFNLTYMYSQQKLDSEKVNKDTNETISVNFNESKEALQGASPLLINADLSYRMENATFKPTVSIVANYFHDRIYSLGNYGAGNIVEKGYTVLNFISSAKIGDKLNISFNVKNLLDSKIERVQENKESDIKTYSYRAGLDFSLGLKYDIF from the coding sequence ATGAAACTTAAATTTTTATTAATCGCATTATTCATTGCTACTCTGGGATTTGCACAAAACAAGGCAACCGTCTCCGGTGTAGTAACCGATAAGGAAATGAATAACGAAACCCTTCCTTTTGCGAGTATCACAGTTAAAGGTACAACAATTGGCACAAATACGGATGAGAACGGAAAATATAACCTTGAAATCAAACCGGGGAATTATGTACTGGTTTTTGGCTTTGTAGGCTATAAGAATGTAGAGGTTTCCGTAGCCTTAAAACCAAATGAGAAACGAATGATCAACCAGGCTTTAGGCGCAGACAGCGTCCTTCTGGAAGACGTACTTATCGAAGCTACGGTAAACCGCGAAAAAGAATCGGCTTTATTGGCGGAGCAACAAAAAGCAGTGGTCATGACTCAAAGTATCGGGGCACAGGAACTTTCCCGAAAAGGGGTTAGCGATGCTGCTTCTGCAGTAACCAAGGTTACGGGAATTTCCAAACAGGAAGGTTCCAGCGGTATCTTTGTACGTGGATTAGGCGATCGTTATAACAGTACGTTACTGAATGGCCTTCCCCTTCCTTCCAATGAGCCGGTAAATAAAAATATCGCACTGGATTTATTCTCTACAGATGTTATCCAATCGGTAGGCATCAACAAAACCTACACTCCTGATTTATATGGTGATATGGGTGGTGCGAATATCAACATCGCTTCCAAAGAGCACACCGGTGCTACAAAAATGGATATCGAAGTGGGCAGCGGACTGAACAATAAAGCCTTCAACACCGATTTCAGAATTGCAGACAATGTAAAGAAATCCGGTTTTTATACCACCAAAACGCCTACATCGGTTAACGAATACCAATTCCAGAACAAATGGGTTCCTGGTACTGAAGGAAAACCGGTGAACATCAATTTTGGTGCTTCGGGAGGTACAAGTTTTAATGTAGGTGAAAATGGAAAAATCAGTGCTTTTGCTACTGCATCCTACGCCAACGGCTACCGTTACAAAAACGGATCTCAAAAAGTAGTCGGGATTACCAATGACAACATCATCCAGGATTACTATAATGTGGATAAATTTGAATTTGGCACAAAGACTACCGCTATGGCCAATGTGACCTATAAAATCAACTCCAACCACAAAATCAAGGTGAACAGTGTTTTTGTAAACTCTTCCAAAAGTACCGTAAGCGAATACGACTTCTTAGATGAGAATGCGCGTAACAGTTTTACCAGACAGACTTTGACCGAGCAAAACAAACTGTTCGTGAACCAATTATTAGGAGATCACAAGTTATCCGATCGCCTTAGTGCAGAATGGGGTGCTTCCTACAGTATTGTAAATGCTGACATGCCGGATCGTATCACCAACAACCTGATCCAGGGCAATGACGGAAATTTCATCTACAATTCTGCTTCCCAGACTTCCAACAGCCGTTACTACCAATTCCTGAAAGAAACTGAAAAAGCGGGAAAAGCAGTATTCAATTATAAGGTACTAAAAGGAGCAGATGAGAGCTATAAAGGAAAAATCAGTGTGGGGTACAATGGCAGGTCAAAATCAAGAGATTTCGAAGCGACACAATTCAACTTCAGGATCAATGGAAACGACATTGCAGTAACTAAAAACACGATCGACAACTTCCTGAATCCCGACAACCAGTCTATTGAAAACGGAATCCTGAATACCTTCAACATCGGTACAGCCCGTAACAAAAGTTTAAAACCTTTTACATACAACGCTGACCTTACCGTACATTCCGGTTTCGTAAATTTCGAACATAATCCAACAGATAAGATTACGTACACTATTGGGGTAAGAGCCGAAAAAGTACTACAGGAAATGGAATGGGAAACGAACATCTCATTACCTAACGTAAATTTTGATGATGCTAAAATCGACAAGTTCTATATCCTGCCTGCAGCGACGATGAAATACAAATTGTCCGATACACAAAACCTGAGATTGGCGGCCAGTAAATCCTATACGTTACCACAATTTATCGAAAAGGCACCTTTCCGTTACCAGGATGTTACAGAAAGTATGGTAGGAAACCCTTTCCTGAAACCTTCTGATAATTACAATTTTGACATCAAATGGGAAATGTTCCCTAAGAATGAAGAATTATTTTCGGTAACTGGTTTTGGTAAATACATTTCTGACCCGATCAGTAAAGTAAGACAAAATTCTGCCTTGAATGATTTCACCTTTATCAATGCCGGAGATTATGCGTATGTAGTAGGAGCCGAATTTGAAGTTCGTAAAGACCTTTGGTCGGTAGATTCACCAAAAGGAAAACGTGCCTTATCCGGAGGATTCAACCTTACGTACATGTATTCACAACAAAAACTGGATTCTGAAAAAGTAAACAAAGACACGAATGAAACGATCAGTGTGAATTTCAATGAAAGCAAAGAAGCCCTGCAAGGTGCTTCCCCATTACTGATCAATGCTGATTTAAGCTACCGTATGGAGAATGCAACGTTCAAGCCTACCGTATCGATCGTAGCCAATTACTTCCACGACCGTATCTATTCCTTAGGAAATTATGGTGCCGGAAACATTGTAGAAAAAGGATATACCGTACTGAATTTCATTTCCAGTGCTAAAATTGGAGACAAACTGAACATCAG
- a CDS encoding response regulator transcription factor: MKKKEIKILLVDDEADILEIVGYNLSQEGYQIVTASNGKEAVLKAKKELPNLIIMDVMMPEMDGMEACENIRKIPELSNVIITFLTARSEDYSQVAGFDAGADDYITKPIKPKLLVSKVKALLRRLKEDDKTSDTLNVGGIEINREEYKIIKEGREIILPRKEFELFYLLASKPGKVFKREEILDKVWGNEVIVGGRTIDVHIRKLREKIGEELFKTIKGVGYKLEVV, encoded by the coding sequence ATGAAGAAAAAAGAAATCAAAATTCTACTGGTAGATGATGAAGCGGATATCCTCGAAATTGTCGGATATAACTTGTCACAGGAAGGCTATCAGATTGTTACGGCAAGTAACGGTAAAGAAGCAGTCCTAAAGGCCAAAAAAGAATTGCCGAATCTTATTATTATGGATGTAATGATGCCGGAAATGGACGGTATGGAGGCTTGTGAAAACATTAGAAAGATCCCGGAACTCAGTAACGTAATCATAACATTCCTTACGGCACGAAGCGAAGATTATTCCCAGGTAGCCGGATTTGATGCTGGTGCCGATGATTATATCACCAAACCCATTAAACCGAAATTACTCGTTAGCAAAGTGAAAGCCCTGCTTCGAAGACTGAAAGAAGATGACAAAACTTCCGATACGTTAAATGTTGGAGGCATCGAAATCAACCGGGAAGAATACAAGATCATTAAAGAAGGCCGGGAGATTATATTACCACGAAAAGAATTTGAATTGTTTTACCTGCTGGCTTCCAAACCTGGAAAAGTATTTAAGAGAGAAGAAATTCTGGATAAAGTATGGGGTAATGAAGTAATTGTAGGCGGTAGGACTATTGATGTCCACATCCGTAAACTCCGCGAAAAAATAGGCGAGGAATTGTTTAAAACGATCAAAGGGGTTGGATACAAACTCGAAGTCGTTTAG
- a CDS encoding sensor histidine kinase, with amino-acid sequence MSITFKKTYRFAVKSALYVTLFSTAFVGLLISIFFKAGNQELIRFCMIFAFCVAIFSFFVLQYRVERFIYRRVKKIYDDVSLLESSSFRKQPITTDMATLTRQVKKFATDKKLEIETLKIREEYRREFLGNVSHELKTPLFTVQGYLLTLLDGAMNDKTIRKKYLQRAEKGVERLIYIVQDLDMITKLEVGDLNLMTTKFDIVEVVQNVFDLLEMKASEKNIMLMFDMKYIKAIEVFGDREKIQQVVMNLMVNSIKYGKEDGTTEVSIEDLVNNKVIVRVMDNGEGIEKQHIPRLFERFYRVDKSGARSEGGSGLGLAIVKHIIEAHDEKIYVESKVNVGSEFSFTLEKAK; translated from the coding sequence ATGTCTATTACTTTTAAGAAAACCTACAGATTCGCAGTGAAATCAGCACTTTATGTTACGCTGTTTTCCACCGCATTTGTAGGCTTACTGATTTCAATCTTCTTCAAAGCCGGAAATCAGGAGCTCATACGGTTCTGTATGATCTTCGCCTTCTGTGTGGCCATTTTCTCTTTTTTTGTATTGCAATATCGCGTGGAGCGGTTCATTTACCGCAGGGTAAAGAAAATATACGATGATGTATCGCTGCTGGAATCCAGTTCATTCCGGAAACAGCCGATCACTACCGATATGGCTACACTAACGCGGCAGGTAAAGAAATTTGCCACCGATAAAAAACTCGAAATTGAAACGCTTAAAATCCGCGAAGAATACCGTCGCGAATTTCTTGGGAATGTATCCCACGAACTCAAAACCCCTCTTTTTACAGTTCAGGGCTACCTGCTCACATTATTAGACGGGGCCATGAACGATAAAACCATTCGTAAAAAATACCTGCAACGCGCTGAGAAAGGGGTGGAACGCCTGATCTATATTGTGCAGGATTTGGATATGATTACCAAACTGGAAGTTGGGGACCTCAACCTGATGACTACAAAATTTGATATTGTTGAGGTCGTGCAGAATGTATTTGACCTTTTGGAAATGAAAGCTTCCGAAAAGAATATCATGCTCATGTTCGATATGAAATACATCAAGGCCATTGAAGTATTTGGTGATCGGGAAAAAATACAGCAGGTGGTCATGAACCTGATGGTGAACTCCATCAAATACGGAAAAGAAGACGGTACTACAGAAGTGAGTATCGAGGACCTTGTCAATAATAAAGTCATTGTCCGCGTGATGGACAATGGTGAGGGGATTGAAAAGCAACACATCCCCCGTCTTTTTGAACGTTTCTACCGTGTTGATAAAAGTGGTGCCCGTAGTGAAGGGGGCTCAGGCCTTGGCTTGGCGATCGTCAAACACATTATCGAGGCCCATGATGAGAAAATCTACGTAGAGAGTAAGGTGAATGTAGGCTCAGAATTTTCGTTCACGCTCGAAAAGGCCAAATAA
- a CDS encoding glycosyltransferase, translating to MNTFSKNILVAPLNWGLGHATRCIPIIKALENSGYTPVLASDGVALEMLKKEFPHLQALELPSYHIEYAKKGAFFKWKLFWNSPRMLKAIRNERRQVKKWAEEYQFIGIISDNRLGVNSKKIPSVIITHQLNVLTGNTTWLTSMLHQNIIRKFDECWVPDVADRPNLTGKLGHLESPDLRIKYIGPLSRLHKKNLPVQYELMVILSGPEPQRGLLEEKLKVQLADYPQKTVFIKGKVEAEQTREESGNVTYYNFMNSTQLEQTFNESATVLCRSGYTTIMDLAQLGKKAFFIPTPGQYEQEYLARKLKKEGLVPYASQDDFTLSQLATVTDYKGLKCFGTEITWSALFGLFERERKF from the coding sequence ACGCCTGTCCTGGCTTCTGATGGTGTGGCCCTCGAAATGCTGAAAAAGGAATTTCCGCACCTGCAGGCATTGGAGCTCCCTTCTTATCATATCGAATATGCCAAAAAAGGAGCTTTTTTCAAATGGAAACTTTTCTGGAACAGCCCCAGGATGCTGAAAGCCATTCGCAATGAGCGTCGACAGGTAAAAAAATGGGCGGAGGAATACCAGTTCATCGGTATTATTTCCGACAACCGCCTGGGGGTAAACAGCAAGAAAATCCCTTCTGTCATTATTACCCACCAACTGAATGTACTCACAGGGAATACAACCTGGCTCACGAGCATGCTCCACCAGAATATCATCCGGAAATTTGACGAATGCTGGGTCCCCGATGTTGCGGACCGCCCGAACCTGACCGGCAAACTCGGACACCTGGAAAGCCCGGACCTCCGCATTAAATATATTGGCCCACTCAGCCGACTGCACAAGAAGAACCTCCCGGTACAGTATGAACTGATGGTCATTTTATCCGGCCCGGAACCACAACGGGGGCTGCTGGAAGAAAAACTGAAAGTGCAGCTGGCGGACTACCCGCAAAAAACGGTATTTATCAAAGGAAAAGTAGAAGCGGAACAAACCCGGGAAGAATCCGGTAATGTGACCTATTATAATTTTATGAATTCCACCCAACTCGAGCAGACGTTTAATGAAAGTGCGACGGTATTGTGCCGCTCTGGATATACTACCATTATGGACCTGGCACAATTGGGCAAAAAAGCCTTCTTTATCCCGACACCGGGGCAATACGAACAGGAATATCTGGCACGGAAACTCAAAAAAGAAGGATTGGTTCCCTATGCCAGCCAGGATGATTTCACCCTGAGCCAACTGGCCACTGTAACGGACTATAAAGGATTAAAATGTTTTGGTACTGAGATTACCTGGAGTGCTTTATTTGGCCTTTTCGAGCGTGAACGAAAATTCTGA